In Helianthus annuus cultivar XRQ/B chromosome 8, HanXRQr2.0-SUNRISE, whole genome shotgun sequence, a single genomic region encodes these proteins:
- the LOC110871877 gene encoding probable WRKY transcription factor 4 → MDENKTSSLSVPSSRPSVTLPARSHIENMFTGSGTDASPGPMTLVANFFSENDPDSGCRTFSQLLSGAISSPAVVSDGGDMGLRYGDDGGGNVDFRFVNNGRPAGLVVSQPSVFTIPAGMSPASLLDSPGFFQQTQGSLGLSHQQALAQVTRQAPQVHPQLPQIHSFNSKATTYQRLPPSIPDHNTTHEMSNLPPVAVDKPADDGYNWRKYGQKQVKGSEYPRSYYKCTHPNCPVKKQVERSVEGLVTEIIYKGQHNHQAPQSKRGKDTGSGSSSQYEQGSEGQTSNYEHSGSSDSDEVGDDVSRIDDRHEDEPQAKRRITEVRGSDPVASSHRTEPRIIVQTTSEVDLLDDGYRWRKYGQKVVKGNPHPRSYYKCTHQGCNVRKHVERAASDPKAVITTYEGKHTHDVPAAKNSSHNIAAAHLPPPNHASTGAHSLIRRPEYPNRQQQPQPTAVLQFKEEQIT, encoded by the exons ATGGATGAAAACAAAACATCATCGTTGTCGGTGCCGTCATCACGGCCGTCAGTCACACTTCCAGCACGATCCCATATCGAAAACATGTTCACCGGAAGTGGAACAGATGCTAGTCCGGGTCCGATGACGTTGGTTGCAAACTTCTTTTCGGAGAATGATCCGGATTCGGGTTGTCGGACTTTTTCTCAGCTTTTGTCCGGTGCTATATCGTCGCCGGCGGTGGTTTCTGACGGTGGGGATATGGGGTTGAGgtatggtgatgatggtggtgggaaCGTTGACTTTCGGTTTGTGAATAATGGACGGCCGGCGGGTTTGGTGGTTAGTCAACCGTCGGTGTTTACTATTCCGGCGGGGATGAGTCCGGCGAGCTTGCTTGATTCACCGGGATTTTTTCAACAAACTCAG GGCTCACTTGGATTATCTCACCAACAAGCATTAGCTCAAGTCACAAGACAGGCTCCACAAGTGCATCCTCAATTACCACAAATTCATTCTTTTAACTCTAAAGCGACCACATACCAACGACTTCCACCGTCCATCCCAGACCATAATACTACACACGAAATGTCTAATCTACCCCCTGTAGCTGTTGATAAGCCTGCTGATGACGGCTACAACTGGAGGAAATACGGTCAAAAACAGGTCAAGGGCAGTGAATACCCGCGAAGTTATTATAAATGCACTCATCCTAATTGTCCTGTGAAAAAGCAAGTTGAGCGGTCTGTAGAGGGTTTGGTGACGGAGATTATTTACAAAGGCCAGCACAACCATCAAGCGCCTCAATCCAAGCGTGGAAAAGATACTGGTAGCGGTAGTTCAAGCCAATACGAACAAGGGTCCGAGGGGCAAACAAGTAATTATGAACATTCGGGATCCAGTGACAGTGATGAAGTTGGTGATGATGTAAGCAGAATAGATGACAGACATGAAGATGAACCTCAAGCAAAAAGGAG GATTACAGAGGTGAGGGGTTCAGACCCAGTTGCATCTTCTCATCGGACAGAACCTCGGATCATAGTTCAAACAACAAGTGAAGTTGATCTTCTTGATGACGGCTATAGATGGCGCAAGTACGGACAAAAAGTTGTTAAAGGAAATCCTCATCCAAG GAGTTACTACAAGTGCACCCACCAAGGCTGCAATGTCCGTAAGCATGTTGAAAGAGCCGCAAGTGACCCAAAAGCCGTGATAACAACATACGAGGGGAAACACACGCATGACGTGCCAGCAGCTAAAAACAGCAGCCATAACATAGCCGCCGCTCACCTTCCGCCACCAAATCATGCGTCCACAGGAGCGCATTCTCTAATCCGAAGACCAGAATATCCAAACcgacaacaacaaccacaacccACCGCAGTTTTACAATTCAAAGAAGAACAAATAACATAG